The following coding sequences lie in one Leucobacter allii genomic window:
- the secD gene encoding protein translocase subunit SecD yields MRRARRSLVFLLVLIVGLAGLITYGVFRSDATWTPKLALDLQGGTQILLAAEQTDGESVSGDQLQQAVSIIRQRVDAAGVSEAEITTQGNQHISVSIPGKADEATLQRIEASAKLDFRPVLSTGIGIDLTEAAGEEDAAAEETATGDAEAAIDAGDAPADENLDPETIPESAGDLAWITPALQEKFDAFTCTSEEALDTRETAADRPLITCDETGTQKYILGPVELSGDVISDATAQMATTSTGATTGEWVVQIVMNKQGTETFGKISQRLFGAESPQDQFAFVLDGNVLSAPQMQAQILDGRPSISGGFTQDSAQALADQLKFGALPIDFTVQSQEDVSATLGTNQLSAGLLAGLIGLLLVVVYSLFQYRALGSLTIASLAIAAVLTYLLLTFFSWRQGYRLSLAGVAGIIVAIGFTADSFIVYFERIRDALRDGFGIESAVEHGWKRAFRTVLASDGVNFLAAAILFILAVGNVKGFAFTLGLTTLVDVVVVALFTHPMMTLLARTRFYRSGHRFSGLDPQRLGAVYRGRMEFRAPVVGKTASGKRNARSQKEAERRQTIAERKAAAGASTGKES; encoded by the coding sequence GTGCGGAGGGCCCGTCGCTCCCTCGTATTCCTCCTGGTCCTCATCGTCGGCCTCGCGGGCCTCATCACGTACGGCGTGTTCCGCAGCGACGCGACGTGGACGCCGAAGCTCGCGCTCGACCTCCAGGGCGGCACGCAGATCCTGCTCGCGGCCGAGCAGACCGATGGCGAGTCCGTCTCGGGAGATCAGCTGCAGCAGGCGGTCTCGATCATCCGGCAGCGCGTGGACGCCGCGGGCGTCTCCGAGGCCGAGATCACGACCCAGGGCAACCAGCACATCTCGGTGTCCATCCCCGGCAAGGCGGACGAGGCGACGCTGCAGCGCATCGAGGCGTCGGCGAAGCTCGACTTCCGCCCCGTGCTCTCGACGGGCATCGGCATCGATCTCACCGAGGCGGCCGGCGAGGAGGACGCCGCGGCCGAGGAGACCGCCACAGGCGACGCTGAGGCAGCGATCGATGCGGGCGACGCCCCCGCGGACGAGAACCTCGATCCCGAGACCATCCCGGAGAGCGCGGGCGATCTCGCGTGGATCACCCCCGCGCTGCAGGAGAAGTTCGACGCGTTCACCTGCACCTCGGAGGAGGCGCTCGACACCCGCGAGACGGCCGCGGACCGACCGCTCATCACCTGCGACGAGACCGGAACCCAGAAGTACATCCTCGGTCCGGTCGAGCTCAGCGGCGATGTGATCAGCGACGCGACCGCCCAGATGGCCACGACATCGACCGGTGCGACCACGGGCGAGTGGGTCGTCCAGATCGTCATGAACAAGCAGGGCACCGAGACCTTCGGCAAGATCAGCCAGCGCCTCTTCGGCGCGGAGTCGCCGCAGGACCAGTTCGCCTTCGTGCTCGACGGCAACGTGCTCTCCGCGCCGCAGATGCAGGCGCAGATCCTCGACGGCCGTCCCTCCATCAGCGGCGGCTTCACCCAGGACTCGGCGCAGGCGCTCGCCGATCAGCTGAAGTTCGGCGCGCTGCCCATCGACTTCACGGTCCAGAGCCAGGAGGACGTCTCCGCGACCCTCGGCACGAACCAGCTCTCGGCCGGACTCCTCGCCGGGCTCATCGGCCTGCTGCTCGTCGTCGTCTACTCGCTCTTCCAGTACCGGGCGCTCGGCTCGCTCACGATCGCCTCGCTCGCGATCGCGGCCGTCCTCACCTATCTGCTGCTCACCTTCTTCTCCTGGCGGCAGGGCTACCGGCTCTCGCTCGCCGGCGTGGCGGGCATCATCGTGGCCATCGGCTTCACCGCGGACTCCTTCATCGTCTACTTCGAGCGCATCCGCGACGCGCTGCGCGACGGCTTCGGCATCGAGAGCGCCGTGGAGCACGGCTGGAAGCGGGCCTTCCGCACCGTGCTCGCGTCCGACGGCGTGAACTTCCTCGCCGCGGCGATCCTCTTCATCCTCGCGGTCGGCAACGTCAAGGGCTTCGCGTTCACGCTCGGGCTCACGACGCTCGTCGACGTCGTCGTGGTCGCCCTGTTCACGCACCCGATGATGACGCTGCTCGCGCGCACCCGCTTCTACCGCTCCGGCCATCGCTTCTCGGGCCTCGACCCGCAGCGTCTCGGCGCCGTCTACCGCGGACGCATGGAGTTCCGTGCGCCCGTCGTCGGCAAGACCGCCTCTGGCAAGCGCAACGCGCGCAGCCAGAAGGAGGCCGAGCGGCGCCAGACCATCGCCGAGCGCAAGGCCGCCGCCGGCGCTTCCACCGGAAAGGAGAGCTGA
- the yajC gene encoding preprotein translocase subunit YajC, which yields MDPITLVMFGLIAVLIFFMFRNGKKRQQAMQELQNGLRPGAEVMLQSGIFGTVESVDDEDNKVTVRSGSSTLVVHRNAVSQITAPVEAAESDDTAPQLAPDDDPAFGERISGTADAAPERSGADAETSAAEPDASPEAPKDAGGPSDDSGDPQAPKA from the coding sequence ATGGACCCGATCACCCTCGTCATGTTCGGCCTCATCGCGGTGCTGATCTTCTTCATGTTCCGCAACGGGAAGAAGCGGCAGCAGGCGATGCAGGAGCTGCAGAACGGACTGCGCCCGGGCGCTGAGGTGATGCTCCAGTCCGGGATCTTCGGCACCGTCGAGTCGGTCGACGACGAGGACAACAAGGTCACCGTCCGCAGCGGTTCGAGCACCCTCGTCGTGCACCGCAACGCGGTCTCCCAGATCACCGCGCCCGTGGAGGCCGCGGAGTCGGACGACACCGCTCCCCAGCTCGCTCCGGACGACGACCCCGCATTCGGCGAGCGGATCTCGGGCACCGCGGATGCGGCTCCCGAGCGCTCGGGCGCCGATGCGGAGACTTCCGCTGCGGAGCCCGATGCCTCGCCCGAGGCCCCGAAGGACGCCGGTGGTCCGAGCGACGACTCCGGGGATCCGCAGGCGCCGAAGGCGTAA
- the ruvB gene encoding Holliday junction branch migration DNA helicase RuvB, which produces MTEELSPRASASEQGYEGALRPGTLGEFVGQAKVRKQLGLLLDAASRRQHTPDHILLAGPPGLGKTTLSMIVAAELDKPLHQTSGPAIQHAGDLAAVLSALTPGEVLFVDEIHRMARSAEEMLYLAMEDFKVDIMVGKGAGATSVPLELSPFTLVGATTRAGLLPNPLRDRFGFTAHLEFYGEDELARVVSRAAGLIGFALSEQGIAEIAGRSRGTPRIANRLLRRVRDYCLVHETVGDTESVRAALALYDVDEHGLDRLDREVLRALVERFGGGPVGLSTLAVSVGEEAETIESVVEPFLVRTGLITRTPRGRVATRLGWAHVGAEPPEISQIPGGGRTG; this is translated from the coding sequence ATGACGGAGGAGCTGTCGCCCCGGGCGAGCGCCTCCGAGCAGGGCTACGAGGGCGCCCTGCGCCCGGGAACCCTCGGCGAGTTCGTCGGCCAGGCCAAGGTGCGCAAGCAGCTCGGGCTGCTCCTCGACGCGGCGAGCAGGCGGCAGCACACGCCCGATCACATCCTGCTCGCGGGACCCCCGGGGCTCGGCAAGACCACCCTGTCGATGATCGTCGCGGCCGAGCTGGACAAGCCGCTGCACCAGACCTCGGGCCCGGCGATCCAGCACGCGGGGGACCTCGCCGCCGTGCTCTCCGCGCTCACCCCGGGGGAGGTGCTCTTCGTCGACGAGATCCATCGGATGGCGCGCAGCGCCGAGGAGATGCTCTATCTCGCGATGGAGGACTTCAAGGTCGACATCATGGTCGGCAAGGGAGCCGGCGCGACCTCCGTGCCGCTCGAGCTGTCTCCGTTCACGCTCGTGGGCGCCACGACCCGCGCCGGGCTCCTGCCGAACCCGCTGCGCGACCGCTTCGGCTTCACAGCGCACCTCGAGTTCTACGGCGAGGACGAGCTCGCCCGGGTCGTATCGCGCGCCGCGGGGCTCATCGGCTTCGCCCTTTCCGAGCAGGGCATCGCGGAGATCGCGGGCCGCTCCCGCGGCACGCCGCGCATCGCGAATCGTCTGCTGCGGCGGGTGCGCGACTACTGCCTCGTCCACGAGACGGTCGGAGACACGGAGAGCGTGCGGGCCGCGCTCGCCCTCTACGACGTCGACGAGCACGGCCTCGACCGCCTCGACCGCGAGGTGCTGCGCGCCCTCGTGGAGCGCTTCGGCGGCGGACCGGTGGGCCTGTCCACCCTCGCCGTCTCCGTCGGGGAGGAGGCGGAGACGATCGAGTCGGTCGTCGAGCCGTTCCTCGTCCGCACCGGCCTCATCACCCGCACGCCGCGCGGGCGGGTCGCCACGCGGCTCGGCTGGGCGCACGTGGGCGCCGAGCCGCCCGAGATCTCCCAGATCCCGGGTGGCGGACGCACAGGGTGA
- the ruvA gene encoding Holliday junction branch migration protein RuvA → MIASIRGPVLSAGAGWLVVGVGGIGLRVEVPSGRVSQAVPGDEVALHTSLVVREDSLTLFGFRSEDELALFGLLIGVNGVGPRSALGVLSVLAPADVVRAVANEDAKPFTQVSGIGPKTAKLIALSLSGKLSGIAALAGGGDGAASAAPAGDAAAETADAVREGLVGLGWQPQAAERAVDDARAAGAPEDSAGLLRAALALLQAGRPGARGAGR, encoded by the coding sequence GTGATTGCTTCGATACGCGGACCCGTGCTGTCCGCAGGTGCCGGGTGGCTCGTGGTCGGCGTCGGCGGGATCGGCCTGCGCGTCGAGGTGCCCAGCGGGCGCGTGTCGCAGGCCGTGCCCGGCGATGAGGTGGCGCTCCATACCTCGCTCGTGGTGCGCGAGGACTCCCTGACGCTGTTCGGATTCCGCTCGGAGGACGAGCTCGCGCTGTTCGGACTGCTCATCGGCGTGAACGGGGTCGGCCCGCGCAGCGCGCTCGGCGTGCTGTCGGTGCTCGCGCCCGCCGATGTCGTGCGCGCGGTGGCGAACGAGGACGCGAAGCCCTTCACGCAGGTATCCGGGATCGGCCCCAAGACCGCGAAGCTCATCGCGCTCTCGCTCTCCGGCAAGCTCTCAGGGATCGCCGCCCTTGCGGGCGGCGGGGACGGGGCCGCGTCGGCCGCGCCCGCGGGAGATGCCGCGGCGGAGACCGCCGATGCCGTGCGCGAAGGTCTCGTGGGGCTCGGCTGGCAGCCGCAGGCCGCCGAACGCGCCGTCGACGACGCTCGCGCAGCCGGTGCCCCCGAGGATTCCGCCGGTCTGCTGCGCGCGGCGCTCGCGCTGCTCCAGGCCGGTCGGCCCGGCGCTCGCGGGGCCGGCCGATGA
- the leuA gene encoding 2-isopropylmalate synthase, translating into MKNQQQPSGMPIHRYRPFHEIIPVDLPDRTWPAKRITEAPRWCAVDLRDGNQALIDPMSPERKRIMFDLLVKMGYKEIEVGFPSASQTDFDFVRHLIEDDAIPDDVTIQVLTQAREHLITRTYESLVGAKQAIVHLYNSTSILQRDVVFRSDREGIKKIATDGAKLCRASEHICAGTEIFYEYSPESYTGTELEYAVEVCNEVLEVFEPTPERKVIINLPATVEMATPNVYADSIEWMSRHLHHRENVILSLHPHNDRGTAVAAAELGYLAGADRIEGCLFGNGERTGNVDLVALGINLFTQGIDPQIDFSRLDEVRRTAEYCNQLRVPERSPWAGDLVYTAFSGSHQDAIKKGFERMSQDAEAAGVPVDELEWAVPYLPVDPKDLGRSYEAVIRVNSQSGKGGVAYLLKTDHHLDLPRRLQIEFSAVVQGLTDSEGGEVSSDEIWRIFQDEYLPARASDAERWGRYEIFRVSSTSAGDGVTELVVDYRAGDEDQQSVSRGNGPVDAFINALNAGGHEVTLFDYVEHAMSSGGDAVAAAYVDLEVDGQRLWGVGIDPDTSRATLQAIISSVNRSIRNAVREPVAAATPAA; encoded by the coding sequence ATGAAGAACCAGCAGCAGCCCTCGGGCATGCCGATCCACCGCTACCGGCCGTTCCACGAGATCATCCCGGTCGATCTCCCGGATCGCACCTGGCCCGCGAAGCGCATCACCGAGGCGCCCCGGTGGTGCGCCGTCGACCTCCGCGACGGCAACCAGGCGCTCATCGACCCGATGAGTCCCGAGCGCAAGCGGATCATGTTCGATCTGCTCGTGAAGATGGGGTACAAGGAGATCGAGGTGGGCTTCCCCTCGGCGAGCCAGACCGATTTCGATTTCGTGCGGCACCTCATCGAGGACGACGCGATCCCTGACGACGTCACGATCCAGGTGCTCACGCAGGCGCGCGAGCACCTGATCACGCGCACGTACGAGTCGCTGGTCGGCGCGAAGCAGGCGATCGTGCACCTGTACAACTCGACGAGCATCCTGCAGCGGGACGTGGTCTTCCGCTCCGACCGCGAGGGCATCAAGAAGATCGCCACCGACGGTGCGAAGCTCTGCCGGGCGAGCGAGCACATCTGCGCCGGCACGGAGATCTTCTACGAGTACTCGCCGGAGTCGTACACCGGCACCGAGCTCGAGTACGCCGTCGAGGTCTGCAACGAGGTGCTCGAGGTCTTCGAGCCGACGCCCGAGCGCAAGGTGATCATCAATCTGCCCGCCACCGTGGAGATGGCGACGCCGAACGTCTACGCCGATTCGATCGAGTGGATGAGCCGGCACCTGCATCACCGTGAGAACGTGATCCTCTCGCTGCACCCGCACAACGACCGCGGTACCGCCGTGGCGGCCGCGGAGCTCGGCTATCTCGCCGGCGCGGACCGTATCGAGGGCTGCCTCTTCGGCAACGGGGAGCGCACGGGCAACGTGGATCTCGTGGCCCTGGGCATCAACCTCTTCACGCAGGGCATCGATCCGCAGATCGACTTCTCCCGCCTCGACGAGGTGCGCCGCACGGCCGAGTACTGCAACCAGCTGCGCGTGCCCGAGCGCAGCCCGTGGGCGGGCGACCTCGTCTACACCGCCTTCTCGGGGTCGCATCAGGATGCGATCAAGAAGGGCTTCGAGCGCATGTCGCAGGACGCCGAGGCCGCGGGAGTCCCGGTCGACGAGCTGGAGTGGGCGGTGCCGTATCTGCCGGTCGATCCGAAGGACCTCGGCCGATCCTACGAGGCGGTCATCCGCGTGAACTCGCAGTCGGGCAAGGGCGGCGTCGCCTACCTGCTCAAGACCGACCACCACCTCGACCTGCCCCGCAGACTGCAGATCGAGTTCAGCGCCGTGGTACAGGGCCTCACCGACTCCGAGGGCGGCGAGGTCTCCAGCGATGAGATCTGGCGGATCTTCCAGGACGAGTATCTCCCGGCGCGCGCGTCGGACGCGGAGCGCTGGGGGCGCTACGAGATCTTCCGAGTCTCGTCGACGAGCGCCGGCGACGGGGTCACCGAGCTCGTGGTCGACTACCGGGCCGGCGATGAGGATCAGCAGTCGGTGTCCCGCGGCAACGGGCCGGTGGACGCGTTCATCAACGCGCTGAACGCCGGCGGGCACGAGGTCACGCTCTTCGACTACGTCGAGCACGCCATGAGTTCTGGCGGCGACGCCGTCGCCGCGGCGTATGTCGACCTCGAGGTGGACGGGCAGCGCCTGTGGGGCGTCGGGATCGACCCCGACACCAGCCGTGCGACGCTGCAGGCCATCATCAGCTCCGTGAACCGCTCGATCCGCAATGCGGTGCGCGAGCCGGTGGCCGCCGCGACGCCCGCGGCGTGA
- a CDS encoding DUF2207 family protein, which translates to MQPAGRLPNFALDGLPAVVGGAGLLAGGASAFAVARLRARRRTGRGTIVAQYEVPRELPPLVAGPVAGATEAVVPAQIVHLAVGGAIRLEDGAPERGFFGPKQAQPVLRVVDAARAVDPQDAGALRAILPSLEPGTAFALPERDEAFGKRMTELSAGGLRAAEERGYFTREASRPARILGAVALGVAVLVVAAAVIALATRPVTAGPILALIAAAGAGVLGTVGLVPHRVHTPLGAEAREHLEGVKLFITVAEADRLRVLQSPDGAERTREGDVTIIRLYERLLPYAVMFGLEREWGGVLETRYAEQTGLAPSWYPAVAVHGLGDFGSTIHSFTRSLDSAASYTSSSSGGSSGGGFAGGGGGGGFSGGR; encoded by the coding sequence GTGCAGCCGGCCGGACGCCTCCCGAACTTCGCGCTCGACGGTCTGCCCGCAGTCGTCGGCGGGGCCGGCCTCCTGGCGGGCGGGGCCTCCGCGTTCGCCGTCGCCCGGCTCCGCGCGCGCCGCCGCACCGGACGGGGCACCATCGTCGCCCAGTACGAGGTTCCGCGGGAGCTGCCGCCGCTCGTCGCGGGGCCCGTCGCGGGCGCGACGGAGGCCGTGGTGCCCGCGCAGATCGTGCACCTCGCCGTCGGCGGCGCGATCCGCCTCGAGGACGGTGCACCCGAGCGGGGCTTCTTCGGCCCGAAGCAGGCGCAGCCCGTCCTCCGCGTCGTCGACGCCGCCCGCGCGGTCGATCCTCAGGACGCCGGGGCCCTGCGCGCGATCCTTCCCTCGCTGGAGCCCGGAACCGCGTTCGCGCTGCCCGAGCGGGACGAGGCCTTCGGCAAACGGATGACGGAGCTCTCGGCCGGCGGGCTGCGCGCCGCGGAGGAGCGCGGGTACTTCACCCGCGAGGCCAGCCGTCCCGCCCGCATTCTCGGCGCGGTCGCGCTCGGCGTCGCGGTGCTCGTGGTGGCCGCGGCCGTCATCGCACTGGCGACCCGCCCGGTCACCGCGGGTCCGATCCTCGCACTCATCGCGGCCGCTGGCGCCGGAGTGCTCGGCACGGTGGGCCTCGTGCCCCATCGCGTGCACACGCCGCTCGGCGCGGAGGCGCGAGAGCACCTGGAGGGGGTGAAGCTCTTCATCACGGTCGCGGAAGCCGACCGCCTGCGCGTGCTGCAGTCGCCCGACGGCGCGGAGCGGACGCGGGAGGGCGACGTCACGATCATCCGACTCTACGAACGGCTGCTCCCCTACGCGGTGATGTTCGGTCTGGAGCGGGAGTGGGGCGGCGTGCTCGAGACCCGCTACGCCGAACAGACGGGCCTCGCCCCGAGCTGGTACCCCGCTGTCGCCGTGCACGGCCTCGGGGACTTCGGAAGCACCATCCACTCCTTCACGCGCTCGCTCGACTCCGCCGCGAGCTACACCTCGAGCAGTTCGGGCGGCTCGAGCGGCGGTGGTTTCGCCGGCGGAGGCGGGGGCGGCGGCTTCAGCGGCGGCCGCTGA
- a CDS encoding endonuclease domain-containing protein, producing MTRPAPLPERLSRRSVPTGVLLALGVSRSRLRAEDLRRTARGVVLLPGPPDGRFIHGERGAVREDGAHRERCLDLAGVLRDQQFFTRRSAAALWGLPVPAPPGGAVEIAAFHPRRAPRRPEVIAQRLRAGVLVRSELYGLALPSPADTWCLLGAVLDLEDLIVAGDAALTGRRRRHGGRQRPLTTRAQLAEAVRRHHGGTGIARCREALPLLRDPVDSPQETRLRRLIVRAGLPEPVVDCAVPVEARVLHADLGYPELRIAIEYEGAYHFEDGPARARRDADRWEAMSDAGWRVIRVQANELLLSGSLLARIARARTRASR from the coding sequence ATGACCCGCCCAGCGCCGCTCCCCGAACGACTCTCCCGGCGTTCCGTCCCGACTGGCGTGCTGCTCGCGCTCGGCGTCAGTCGCAGCCGCCTCCGCGCCGAGGATCTTCGGCGCACCGCACGAGGTGTCGTGTTGCTCCCCGGACCCCCTGACGGGAGGTTCATCCACGGGGAGCGCGGCGCGGTGCGCGAGGACGGGGCGCACCGCGAGCGGTGCCTCGATCTCGCGGGCGTCCTCCGCGATCAGCAGTTCTTCACCCGGCGATCCGCCGCCGCCCTGTGGGGGCTTCCCGTGCCCGCACCGCCCGGTGGCGCCGTCGAGATCGCCGCGTTCCATCCGCGACGCGCACCGCGCCGGCCCGAGGTCATCGCGCAGCGCCTCCGCGCCGGAGTGCTGGTGCGCAGCGAGCTGTACGGTCTCGCGCTGCCGTCACCGGCCGACACCTGGTGCCTGCTCGGGGCGGTGCTCGACCTCGAGGACCTCATCGTCGCGGGCGACGCCGCGCTGACGGGTCGCCGACGGCGGCACGGCGGTCGGCAGCGGCCGCTCACGACGCGGGCGCAGCTCGCGGAGGCGGTGCGACGGCATCATGGCGGCACCGGGATCGCGCGGTGCCGCGAGGCGCTCCCGCTGTTGCGCGATCCCGTCGACTCGCCCCAGGAGACTCGCCTGCGACGGCTGATCGTGCGTGCCGGCCTCCCGGAACCGGTCGTCGACTGCGCCGTGCCCGTCGAGGCTCGCGTGCTCCACGCCGATCTCGGTTATCCGGAGTTGCGGATCGCGATCGAGTACGAGGGCGCGTACCACTTCGAGGACGGTCCCGCTCGTGCTCGGCGCGATGCCGATCGGTGGGAGGCGATGTCGGATGCCGGCTGGCGGGTGATCCGCGTACAGGCGAACGAGCTGCTGCTCTCCGGCTCACTGCTCGCCCGGATCGCGCGCGCTCGGACCCGCGCCTCGCGCTGA
- a CDS encoding DUF5684 domain-containing protein yields MQDITQQADILALTQSYGIFGVVWYVIVAIALWRVFSKAGYPGILAIIPIVNVFILVKVAGYSAWMTLWYLVPIANIVFSIFVALRLGGRFGKGGAFSFFLLWLFSVIGYLILGFGGARYRRA; encoded by the coding sequence ATGCAGGACATCACGCAGCAGGCCGACATTCTGGCGCTCACGCAGAGCTACGGCATCTTCGGCGTCGTCTGGTACGTCATCGTCGCGATCGCGCTCTGGCGCGTCTTCTCGAAGGCGGGCTACCCCGGCATTCTCGCGATCATCCCGATCGTCAACGTCTTCATCCTCGTGAAGGTCGCCGGCTACTCCGCCTGGATGACGCTCTGGTATCTCGTCCCCATCGCGAACATCGTCTTCTCCATCTTCGTGGCGCTGCGCCTCGGCGGCCGCTTCGGCAAGGGCGGCGCGTTCTCCTTCTTCCTCCTCTGGCTCTTCTCGGTCATCGGCTACCTCATCCTCGGCTTCGGCGGCGCCCGGTACCGCCGCGCCTGA
- the era gene encoding GTPase Era, with translation MSGTTEDGREFRAGFVSFVGRPNVGKSTLTNALVGEKIAITSPKPQTTRRAIRGILHRPDGQLIIVDTPGIHRPRTLLGERLNALVEATLGDVDVIGFCVPADEKLGPGDRFINERLDDFPRAKKVAILTKTDRASNAEIFEQLTRLGALREWDAVIPLSSVAGDQLDVLADELLELMPPSPALYEAEQTTDEDEDDRIAELIREAALEGAREELPHSLAATVDDREEREDGLLELYASIYVERDSQKGIVIGKGGSRLRDTGERARREIEALLGRRVYLSLRVKVLKEWQRDPKSLGKLGF, from the coding sequence ATGAGCGGTACGACCGAGGACGGACGCGAGTTCAGGGCGGGGTTCGTCTCCTTCGTGGGACGCCCGAACGTCGGCAAGTCGACGCTCACGAACGCCCTCGTGGGCGAGAAGATCGCGATCACGAGCCCGAAACCGCAGACCACGCGTCGCGCCATCCGGGGCATCCTGCACCGGCCGGACGGGCAGCTCATCATCGTCGACACCCCGGGCATCCACCGGCCCCGCACGCTGCTCGGGGAGCGGCTGAACGCCCTCGTCGAGGCGACGCTCGGCGATGTCGACGTGATCGGGTTCTGCGTGCCGGCCGACGAGAAGCTGGGCCCGGGCGACCGCTTCATCAACGAGCGCCTCGACGACTTCCCGCGCGCCAAGAAGGTCGCGATCCTCACGAAGACCGACCGGGCCTCGAACGCGGAGATCTTCGAGCAGCTCACGCGCCTCGGCGCGCTCCGCGAGTGGGACGCCGTGATCCCGCTGTCCTCGGTCGCGGGCGATCAGCTCGATGTGCTCGCCGACGAGCTGCTCGAGCTCATGCCGCCCTCGCCGGCGCTCTACGAGGCGGAGCAGACGACCGACGAGGACGAGGACGACCGCATCGCCGAGCTCATCCGCGAGGCGGCGCTCGAGGGTGCGCGGGAGGAGCTGCCGCACTCCCTCGCCGCGACGGTCGACGACCGCGAGGAGCGCGAGGACGGGCTCCTCGAGCTCTACGCCTCCATCTACGTGGAGCGCGACAGTCAGAAGGGGATCGTCATCGGGAAGGGCGGCTCGCGCCTGCGCGACACGGGCGAGCGGGCGCGTCGGGAGATCGAGGCGCTGCTCGGACGCCGGGTCTACCTTTCGCTCAGGGTGAAGGTGCTGAAAGAATGGCAGCGCGACCCGAAATCCCTCGGGAAGCTGGGGTTCTAG